A stretch of Pseudoclavibacter chungangensis DNA encodes these proteins:
- a CDS encoding MFS transporter, with protein MTTLTTDAGTTRRIYLVTGVFSAVLYTVLLVAPAIAGPLIEKFTLEPAQTGLLFSLELGAFSLATVPAYLWLTRVPLTWAVGVCTVVVALGHLTSGFVTDFGVLLVVRVITSLAAGSITVVLLALGPRTRNPGRAFGIFVVAQLAMGALILALFPIVFLGAGVSAIYWTLAGLTVLCLPVVPLLRGLDVATPIAARRDDARASIVPFAAGLGAILLFYVALSGIWSFMGQISADAENDPGATSFVLAIAIATAAGILSALLATALGESPRRGLYLVIGLGGMIVSVLLLLGMPGLVQFTISALLFKFMWTFVLPYLLSAVAALGGGPQTMNTVNLMIGGGFAIGPLLAGSLVQSTGGFSAMIWVSAVALVLALGLTLMLTGGRLVDRTALRTPEATGKRPR; from the coding sequence ATGACCACACTCACCACCGACGCCGGGACGACCCGGCGCATCTACCTCGTCACGGGCGTGTTCTCAGCCGTCCTCTACACCGTCCTGCTCGTGGCACCGGCCATCGCGGGCCCACTCATCGAGAAGTTCACGCTGGAGCCCGCCCAGACCGGGCTCCTGTTCTCCCTCGAACTCGGCGCCTTCAGCCTCGCGACCGTCCCCGCGTACCTCTGGCTCACCCGCGTGCCGCTCACATGGGCGGTCGGTGTCTGCACGGTCGTCGTCGCACTCGGGCACCTCACATCCGGCTTCGTGACCGACTTCGGCGTGCTGCTCGTGGTGCGCGTCATCACCTCGCTCGCGGCGGGGTCCATCACGGTCGTCCTGCTCGCGCTCGGGCCACGGACGCGGAACCCGGGACGCGCGTTCGGCATCTTCGTCGTCGCCCAGCTCGCGATGGGGGCGCTCATCCTCGCGCTGTTCCCCATCGTGTTCCTCGGCGCCGGTGTCTCCGCCATCTACTGGACGCTCGCCGGCCTCACCGTGCTCTGTCTGCCCGTCGTTCCGTTGCTCCGGGGCCTCGACGTCGCGACACCGATCGCGGCACGCCGTGACGACGCTCGAGCGAGCATCGTCCCCTTCGCGGCCGGTCTCGGCGCGATCCTGCTCTTCTACGTCGCGCTGAGCGGCATCTGGTCGTTCATGGGCCAGATCTCCGCGGACGCCGAGAACGACCCCGGTGCGACGAGTTTCGTCCTCGCGATCGCGATCGCGACCGCGGCCGGCATCCTCTCGGCGCTCCTCGCCACGGCGCTCGGCGAGAGCCCCCGACGGGGCCTGTACCTCGTCATCGGCCTCGGCGGGATGATCGTCTCCGTGCTCCTCCTGCTCGGGATGCCCGGGCTCGTGCAGTTCACGATCTCGGCACTGCTCTTCAAGTTCATGTGGACGTTCGTGCTGCCGTATCTCCTGTCGGCCGTCGCGGCCCTCGGGGGCGGCCCGCAGACGATGAACACGGTGAACCTCATGATCGGTGGCGGCTTCGCGATCGGCCCGCTCCTCGCGGGGTCGCTCGTCCAGTCGACCGGTGGCTTCTCCGCGATGATCTGGGTCTCCGCCGTGGCACTCGTCCTCGCCCTGGGACTCACCCTCATGCTCACCGGCGGCCGCCTCGTCGACCGGACCGCGCTCCGCACGCCGGAGGCAACGGGCAAACGACCTCGCTGA
- a CDS encoding ABC transporter ATP-binding protein, translating into MRGGPGARVGVRDERAQRQANADAPRIRGLWRRIGGLFRPYRALIAVAIALVLVTAGISVLPPLLTQRAFDEGLFPVDGGGPNLPALWKIVLVMAGLFIASSALGIWQSYLTARVGNSVMGDLRVRLFEHLQRMELAFFTRTKTGVIQSRLQNDVGGVASTLQSLITSVVGNTVTVIAAVVSMAVLSWQLTIVALVLMPLLVLVQRRVGQVRARIATATQESLSDMTAMTQEALGVSGILLAKSFGQERAEAARYRGANLRQIGLQVRQTMSGQGFFAVVSVVFSLVPIVVYVVSAYLITGGNPITAGTIVAFTTVQTRLTMPLLGLMRMALDVQTSKALFARIFEYLDLVPAIRDAPDARPVDDARLGEVEFDEVVFRYPDAEDDAVPTLDRVSFHVEPGQYVAFVGPSGAGKTTIAYLAARLYEVSGGAVRFAGDDVREIRHDSLVDAVGTVSQESYLFHASIADNLRYAKPGASDAELEAVCRRANIHETIASFPEGYATIVGERGYRLSGGEKQRIAIARVLLKDPAVLVLDEATSALDTLSERHVQRALDAASHGRTVLSIAHRLSTVRHADTIHVLDRGRIVESGTHEELIERGGLYATLHAEQHVEQELAVDGEEADHVEDPVAGREPTRAERTQPGATADEGRATRE; encoded by the coding sequence ATGCGAGGCGGGCCCGGGGCGCGCGTCGGGGTGCGCGACGAACGCGCGCAGCGACAGGCGAATGCCGATGCACCGCGCATCCGCGGGCTCTGGCGGCGCATCGGTGGGCTCTTCCGGCCCTATCGCGCCCTCATCGCCGTCGCGATCGCACTCGTGCTCGTCACCGCGGGCATCTCCGTCCTCCCGCCGCTCCTCACCCAGCGCGCGTTCGACGAGGGGCTGTTCCCGGTCGACGGTGGCGGTCCGAACCTGCCGGCGCTGTGGAAGATCGTGCTCGTGATGGCAGGCCTGTTCATCGCGTCGAGCGCGCTCGGCATCTGGCAGAGCTACCTCACGGCCCGCGTCGGCAACTCGGTCATGGGTGATCTGCGCGTGCGCCTGTTCGAGCACCTGCAGCGCATGGAACTCGCGTTCTTCACGCGGACGAAGACCGGCGTCATCCAATCTCGGCTGCAGAACGACGTGGGTGGTGTGGCGTCGACGCTGCAGTCGCTCATCACGAGCGTCGTCGGCAACACGGTGACGGTCATCGCCGCGGTCGTCTCGATGGCGGTGCTCAGCTGGCAGCTCACGATCGTCGCACTCGTCCTCATGCCCCTGCTCGTCCTCGTCCAGCGGCGCGTGGGCCAGGTGCGTGCGCGCATCGCGACGGCCACGCAGGAGTCGCTGTCCGACATGACCGCGATGACGCAGGAGGCGCTCGGGGTCTCGGGCATCCTGCTCGCGAAGTCGTTCGGGCAGGAGCGCGCCGAGGCGGCGCGCTACCGCGGGGCGAACCTCAGGCAGATCGGCCTGCAGGTGCGCCAGACGATGAGCGGTCAGGGATTCTTCGCGGTCGTGTCCGTCGTGTTCAGTCTCGTCCCGATCGTCGTGTACGTCGTGTCGGCGTACCTCATCACGGGCGGCAACCCCATCACGGCGGGAACGATCGTCGCCTTCACGACGGTGCAGACCCGGCTCACGATGCCGCTGCTCGGGCTCATGCGCATGGCCCTCGACGTCCAGACCTCGAAGGCGCTCTTCGCGCGCATCTTCGAGTACCTCGATCTCGTGCCCGCGATCCGTGACGCCCCCGATGCCCGACCGGTGGACGACGCACGCCTCGGCGAGGTCGAGTTCGACGAGGTCGTGTTCCGGTATCCTGATGCCGAGGACGACGCGGTGCCGACCCTCGATCGTGTGTCGTTCCACGTCGAGCCGGGGCAGTACGTCGCGTTCGTGGGGCCGTCGGGGGCGGGGAAGACGACGATCGCGTATCTCGCCGCACGCCTGTACGAGGTGTCGGGCGGCGCCGTGCGCTTCGCCGGCGACGACGTCCGGGAGATCCGGCACGACTCGCTCGTGGACGCGGTCGGGACGGTCAGCCAGGAGTCGTACCTGTTCCACGCCTCCATCGCCGACAACCTGCGGTACGCGAAGCCCGGGGCGAGCGACGCCGAACTCGAGGCCGTGTGCCGGCGCGCGAACATCCACGAGACGATCGCGTCCTTCCCGGAGGGCTACGCGACGATCGTCGGGGAACGGGGCTATCGGCTCTCGGGCGGCGAGAAGCAGCGCATCGCGATCGCGCGCGTCCTGTTGAAGGACCCGGCGGTGCTGGTGCTCGACGAGGCGACGAGCGCACTCGACACCCTCTCGGAGCGGCACGTCCAGCGAGCACTCGACGCGGCATCGCACGGCCGGACCGTGCTCTCGATCGCCCACCGACTCTCGACCGTGCGGCACGCCGACACGATCCACGTCCTCGATCGCGGCCGGATCGTCGAGTCGGGGACGCACGAGGAACTGATCGAGCGGGGTGGCCTCTACGCGACCCTGCACGCCGAACAGCACGTCGAACAGGAGCTCGCCGTCGACGGCGAGGAAGCCGACCACGTCGAGGACCCGGTCGCGGGTCGCGAGCCGACGCGTGCCGAACGGACGCAGCCCGGCGCGACGGCGGACGAGGGACGCGCGACCCGCGAGTGA
- a CDS encoding cysteine desulfurase family protein, giving the protein MTVYLDHAATTPMRPEARAAYLDALALVGNPASIHGHGQAAKRVLENARERVAEALDCDPIEVVWTSGGTESINLAIKGAYWAARGARPAVVTSAGEHHATLDTVEWLVEHAGARARSVGLDGEGRVRLDEFEAALADGLAAVASVLVVNNEVGAVQPVRGLAALAADAGVPLHLDAVSAFGHVPVSLRDTGVAAVSVSAHKIGGPVGIGALAVSRTASLEALVHGGGQQRGLRSGTQDVASAAAFAAAVDASVREAAAESSRLRELRDELVARVRTEVMGAVLRGPEPGATFDDAGTIVPARVDANAHFTFDGCQGDSLLFLLDLAGVSVSTGSACQAGVAEPSHVLRAMGLDERTSLGALRFTLGAGSTRADVDRLLAVLPDAVERARATGYSA; this is encoded by the coding sequence GTGACCGTCTACCTCGATCATGCGGCGACGACGCCCATGCGTCCCGAGGCCCGCGCCGCCTACCTCGACGCGCTCGCCCTCGTCGGGAATCCGGCGTCGATCCACGGGCACGGTCAGGCCGCGAAACGCGTGCTCGAGAACGCGCGGGAGCGGGTCGCCGAGGCACTCGACTGCGATCCGATCGAGGTCGTGTGGACCTCGGGCGGTACCGAATCGATCAACCTCGCGATCAAGGGTGCCTACTGGGCGGCACGCGGTGCGCGGCCCGCCGTCGTGACGAGTGCGGGGGAGCACCACGCGACGCTCGACACGGTCGAGTGGCTCGTCGAGCACGCGGGTGCCCGTGCCCGGAGCGTCGGGCTCGACGGCGAGGGGCGGGTGCGCCTCGACGAGTTCGAGGCCGCGCTCGCCGACGGGCTCGCGGCGGTCGCGTCCGTGCTCGTCGTGAACAACGAGGTCGGTGCGGTCCAGCCCGTGCGGGGCCTCGCCGCGCTCGCGGCGGACGCGGGCGTGCCGCTGCATCTCGACGCGGTGTCGGCGTTCGGTCACGTGCCCGTGTCGCTGCGGGACACGGGTGTCGCCGCCGTGAGCGTCTCGGCGCACAAGATCGGCGGGCCCGTCGGCATCGGCGCGCTCGCGGTGTCGCGGACCGCGTCCCTCGAGGCGCTCGTGCACGGTGGCGGTCAACAGCGTGGGCTCCGTTCGGGTACGCAGGACGTCGCGTCCGCGGCGGCGTTCGCCGCGGCGGTCGACGCGAGCGTCCGGGAGGCCGCGGCCGAGTCGTCCCGCCTGCGGGAGCTGCGGGACGAGCTCGTCGCGCGCGTGCGCACCGAGGTGATGGGAGCCGTCCTCCGCGGGCCCGAGCCCGGCGCCACGTTCGACGACGCGGGCACGATCGTGCCCGCGCGGGTCGATGCGAACGCGCACTTCACGTTCGACGGGTGCCAGGGCGATTCGCTCCTGTTCCTGCTCGACCTCGCGGGCGTCTCGGTGTCGACGGGCTCCGCGTGCCAGGCCGGGGTCGCGGAGCCGTCCCACGTCCTTCGCGCGATGGGACTCGACGAGCGAACGTCCCTCGGGGCACTGCGGTTCACGCTCGGGGCGGGCTCGACGAGGGCCGACGTCGATCGCCTGCTCGCCGTGCTGCCGGACGCCGTCGAGCGAGCGCGCGCCACGGGGTACTCCGCCTGA
- a CDS encoding glycogen debranching protein translates to MHLTQRTTDLGVTHGPDGPQLRVWSGNATAIHLCLLDEHGSIIGRGPLERGLDDVWSVVSDGLVPGARYAIQVDGPEGVRHDFDGERLLLDPYAHGVENLGTAAEPRWCAVVLDDAPFDWQGVEPPRRALGDVVIYEAHVKGLTKLAPWAGERAGSYAALGSPELVSHLTRLGVGAVELLPIHAFDSEPFLRAQDRVNYWGYNTLAFFAPHPAYASGPGEAGRAAQAALELKQAVRALHAAGIEVYLDVVYNHTAEGGRDGDTTSFRGIDHENYYRVDDDGFPIDVTGCGNSLDTSHPVVQQLVLDSLIMWVEEYHIDGFRFDLAAELGRDGNTTFVRDHPLLNAIVEEPRLADAKIIAEPWDVGFGGWQTGNFPDGWSEWNDGYRDRLRSFWVGDVADARRDGQAPRGTSDLATAIAGSSDLFANSRGPLASVNFVTAHDGFTLRDLVSYNVKHNLLNMELGRDGTNDNRSYNFGFEGDTDDPRIIAARGRAMRNLVATLLISAGVPMITAGDEFARTQRGNNNAYVQDNPISWIDWSVRPDAEAFCAQVAQLVSLRNAHPVLRPQAYNHGRDLVEHETRIDWFDALGRPMSPETWGSSSTRTVQALIWTLVADEPDDRPTEPDTPPARALQDGDTLRVPDGYHVDAMLLVLHGSEDEVIVRLPETEGVSRFETVWDSSLESPSPANAGPTLTGRSEVRLDGPTVRLHVAVV, encoded by the coding sequence ATGCATCTCACTCAACGCACCACCGACCTCGGCGTCACGCACGGACCCGATGGTCCTCAGCTGCGCGTCTGGTCGGGCAACGCCACCGCGATCCACCTCTGCCTCCTCGACGAGCACGGCTCGATCATCGGCCGTGGGCCGCTCGAGCGCGGTCTCGACGACGTGTGGTCCGTCGTGAGCGACGGACTCGTCCCGGGTGCGCGCTACGCGATCCAGGTCGACGGGCCCGAGGGGGTCCGGCACGACTTCGACGGCGAACGGCTGCTCCTGGACCCCTACGCGCACGGTGTGGAGAACCTCGGGACGGCCGCCGAGCCCCGCTGGTGCGCCGTCGTGCTCGACGACGCGCCGTTCGACTGGCAGGGTGTCGAGCCGCCGCGACGCGCCCTCGGGGACGTCGTGATCTACGAGGCGCACGTGAAGGGCCTCACGAAGCTCGCCCCCTGGGCGGGCGAACGGGCCGGCAGCTACGCCGCGCTCGGGAGCCCCGAGCTCGTGTCCCACCTGACGCGCCTCGGGGTCGGCGCGGTCGAGCTCCTCCCGATCCACGCGTTCGACTCCGAGCCGTTCCTGCGCGCGCAGGACCGCGTGAACTACTGGGGCTACAACACGCTCGCCTTCTTCGCCCCGCACCCCGCCTACGCGAGCGGCCCGGGCGAGGCGGGCCGAGCCGCGCAGGCCGCGCTCGAGCTCAAGCAGGCGGTCCGGGCGCTCCACGCCGCGGGCATCGAGGTCTACCTCGACGTCGTCTACAACCACACCGCCGAGGGCGGCCGCGACGGCGACACCACCTCGTTCCGCGGGATCGACCACGAGAACTACTACCGCGTCGACGACGACGGCTTCCCCATCGACGTCACCGGCTGCGGCAACTCGCTCGACACGAGCCACCCCGTCGTGCAGCAGCTCGTGCTCGACTCGCTCATCATGTGGGTCGAGGAGTACCACATCGACGGGTTCCGCTTCGATCTCGCCGCCGAGCTCGGGCGCGACGGGAACACGACGTTCGTCCGCGACCACCCGCTCCTGAACGCGATCGTCGAGGAGCCCCGGCTCGCCGACGCGAAGATCATCGCCGAGCCGTGGGACGTGGGCTTCGGTGGCTGGCAGACCGGCAACTTCCCCGACGGCTGGTCGGAGTGGAACGACGGTTATCGCGACCGGCTTCGATCCTTCTGGGTCGGTGACGTCGCCGATGCACGACGCGACGGGCAGGCGCCCCGCGGGACCTCCGATCTCGCGACGGCGATCGCGGGGTCGTCGGACCTGTTCGCGAACTCGCGCGGGCCGCTCGCGAGCGTCAACTTCGTCACGGCCCACGACGGGTTCACGCTCCGCGACCTCGTCTCCTACAACGTGAAGCACAATCTGCTCAACATGGAGCTCGGACGGGACGGCACGAACGACAACCGCTCGTACAACTTCGGCTTCGAGGGCGACACGGACGATCCGCGCATCATCGCGGCACGCGGTCGCGCGATGCGGAATCTCGTGGCCACGCTGCTCATCAGCGCCGGGGTGCCCATGATCACGGCGGGCGACGAGTTCGCGCGCACCCAGCGGGGCAACAACAACGCCTACGTGCAGGACAACCCGATCTCGTGGATCGACTGGAGCGTCCGTCCCGACGCCGAGGCGTTCTGCGCACAGGTCGCGCAGCTCGTGTCGTTGCGGAACGCCCACCCCGTGCTGCGGCCGCAGGCGTACAACCACGGCCGCGACCTCGTGGAACACGAGACGCGCATCGACTGGTTCGATGCACTCGGTCGCCCCATGTCGCCCGAGACCTGGGGGTCGTCGTCGACGCGGACCGTGCAGGCACTCATCTGGACCCTCGTCGCCGACGAGCCCGACGACCGACCCACCGAGCCGGACACACCGCCCGCCCGTGCCCTGCAGGACGGCGACACCCTCCGGGTGCCCGACGGCTATCACGTCGACGCGATGCTGCTCGTCCTGCACGGCTCGGAGGACGAGGTCATCGTCCGCCTCCCCGAGACCGAGGGCGTCTCGCGCTTCGAGACCGTGTGGGACTCCTCGCTCGAGTCGCCGTCGCCCGCGAACGCCGGACCGACGCTCACGGGACGCTCCGAGGTCCGCCTCGACGGCCCGACCGTCCGTCTGCACGTCGCCGTCGTCTAG
- a CDS encoding alpha-1,4-glucan--maltose-1-phosphate maltosyltransferase: MEDDLFPTKGTVGDVIPFSCIAFREGHDLIGVEVVLTEPSGHEQRARLVPGEPGTDRWHGELQVRERGVNEWHVEAWGDDYATWRHNAELKIPAGVDVELMLREGAAILERAAADPALDPDERLLLRESARRSTSTQDAVPTRFGALVDDEVLSILSAHPVRSLVTHSPVRRIRVERELAGRGAWYEFFPRSEGAHRNDDGTWSSGTFRTASARVPAVAAMGFDVLYVPPIHPIGRTNRKGPNNTLTAGPNDPGSPWAIGAAEGGHQDIHPELGTVDDFRDFVAEVRRNGLELAIDIALQATPDHPWVDAHPDWFTQLLDGTIAYAENPPKKYQDIYPLNFDGDRNGLYQEVLDTFLHWIDLGVSIFRIDNPHTKPLQFWEWLIAEVTAVHPDAVFLSEAFTRPAVMHALGAIGFQQSYTYFTWRNTKEELETYLDEVSHESSDFLRPNFFVNTPDILTSYLQLGGRPAYTIRATIAATGSPLWGMYAGYELIENVARPGSEENIDNEKYEFKERDWATEEASGHSIAPYVTRLNEIRHAHPALQHLRNLTVQRTDSEQLLAFSKHLPAEYAPDGVADTIIVVVVLDPYSPVESMVHIDQSAFGGTPGGLFEVEDLLTGQVWTWGDDNYVRLDPHTTPAHVLHVRPTGA, from the coding sequence ATCGAGGACGATCTGTTCCCCACGAAGGGAACGGTCGGCGACGTCATCCCCTTCTCGTGCATCGCGTTCCGCGAGGGCCACGATCTGATCGGCGTCGAGGTGGTGCTGACCGAGCCATCGGGGCACGAACAGCGCGCGCGCCTCGTGCCCGGCGAACCCGGGACCGACCGCTGGCACGGCGAACTGCAGGTGCGCGAGCGCGGCGTCAACGAGTGGCACGTCGAGGCGTGGGGCGACGACTACGCGACCTGGCGGCACAACGCGGAACTCAAGATCCCGGCGGGCGTCGACGTCGAGCTCATGCTCCGGGAGGGCGCGGCGATCCTCGAGCGGGCCGCGGCCGATCCCGCACTCGACCCCGACGAGCGCCTGCTCCTCAGGGAGTCTGCCCGACGGTCGACCAGCACGCAGGACGCCGTGCCGACCCGCTTCGGCGCGCTCGTCGACGACGAGGTCCTCTCGATCCTCTCGGCCCACCCCGTGCGCTCGCTCGTGACGCACTCCCCGGTCCGACGCATCCGGGTCGAGCGCGAACTCGCGGGACGCGGCGCCTGGTACGAGTTCTTCCCCCGCTCGGAGGGAGCGCACCGGAACGACGACGGCACGTGGTCGAGCGGCACGTTCCGAACCGCGTCGGCACGCGTCCCCGCCGTCGCCGCGATGGGCTTCGACGTGCTCTACGTGCCGCCCATCCACCCGATCGGCCGCACGAACCGCAAGGGCCCGAACAACACGCTCACGGCCGGCCCGAACGACCCCGGCTCCCCGTGGGCGATCGGCGCGGCCGAGGGCGGCCACCAGGACATCCACCCCGAGCTCGGGACCGTCGACGACTTCCGCGACTTCGTCGCCGAGGTGCGCCGCAACGGGCTCGAGCTCGCGATCGACATCGCCCTGCAGGCCACGCCCGATCACCCCTGGGTCGACGCGCACCCCGACTGGTTCACGCAGCTCCTCGACGGCACGATCGCCTACGCGGAGAACCCGCCGAAGAAGTACCAGGACATCTACCCGCTGAACTTCGACGGCGACCGCAACGGGCTCTACCAGGAGGTGCTCGACACCTTCCTGCACTGGATCGACCTCGGCGTCTCGATCTTCCGCATCGACAACCCGCACACGAAGCCGCTGCAGTTCTGGGAGTGGCTCATCGCCGAGGTGACGGCCGTGCACCCCGATGCGGTCTTCCTGTCGGAGGCGTTCACGCGCCCCGCCGTCATGCACGCGCTCGGTGCGATCGGCTTCCAGCAGTCGTACACGTACTTCACATGGCGCAACACGAAGGAGGAGCTCGAGACGTACCTCGACGAGGTCTCCCACGAGTCGAGCGACTTCCTCCGGCCGAACTTCTTCGTCAACACCCCCGACATCCTCACGTCCTACCTGCAGCTCGGCGGGCGGCCCGCGTACACGATCCGTGCCACGATCGCCGCCACCGGCTCCCCCCTGTGGGGCATGTACGCGGGCTACGAGCTCATCGAGAACGTCGCCCGCCCCGGGTCCGAGGAGAACATCGACAACGAGAAGTACGAGTTCAAGGAACGGGACTGGGCGACCGAGGAGGCGTCCGGCCACTCCATCGCGCCGTACGTCACGCGGCTCAACGAGATCCGGCACGCCCACCCCGCGCTGCAGCACCTGCGCAACCTCACGGTCCAGCGCACCGACTCCGAGCAGCTGCTCGCGTTCTCGAAGCACCTGCCCGCCGAGTACGCGCCCGACGGGGTCGCGGACACGATCATCGTCGTCGTCGTCCTCGACCCGTACTCCCCCGTCGAGAGCATGGTGCACATCGACCAGTCGGCGTTCGGTGGCACACCCGGTGGCCTGTTCGAGGTCGAGGACCTCCTGACGGGCCAGGTCTGGACCTGGGGTGACGACAACTACGTCCGCCTCGACCCGCACACGACCCCCGCGCACGTCCTGCACGTGCGCCCCACCGGCGCATGA